A stretch of Fusarium fujikuroi IMI 58289 draft genome, chromosome FFUJ_chr10 DNA encodes these proteins:
- a CDS encoding related to hydroxylase produces MADKRPFRVVIVGASVTGLSLANMLLANGIDFLVLEAYPTVAPQVGASIGLLPHGNRILDQLGLYERVMGIAPPIQTFNFRDTNGQILACHREMDKRIIERHGYPMVFLDRQMLLKVLYNSIRDKTKVLTHKRVVRTDLVNGGVHAVTSDGTIIAGDILVGADAHKFHPVDGQGGNAAIESAALLTNNLVNALKRSPSGRLTTVQVESMFADVQSRRKPRLALNHRYSHNRANTEALDTPLKKLMTIHLLPLVDEQVVTLGYCSQHPGGEMLDMLPVHHHENLTPYKQELLCEPTSRGSIQWVLVVTYVVFTVIAASAGKYGPNPTDGSVPHDHWIDKASILSLEALKVNAFGHSIQPIVIVMVEGYRGRNELTPLGLPALWLMIIQCAGIGVAMPLYYLFYTLISDIDFTGGL; encoded by the exons ATGGCTGACAAACGTCCCTTCAGAGTTGTGATTGTCGGCGCGAGTGTCACGGGGCTTAGCCTGGCAAACATGCTCCTGGCCAATGGCATCGACTTTCTGGTGCTGGAGGCTTATCCCACTGTAGCGCCTCAGGTCGGGGCTAGCATCGGGCTACTACCTCATGGAAATCGCATCCTAGACCAGCTCGGCTTATATGAAAGAGTCATGGGAATCGCGCCTCCCATACAGACTTTCAATTTCCGAGACACGAATGGTCAAATTCTAGCCTGTCATCGAGAGATGGATAAGCGCATTATCGAGAG GCATGGATACCCCATGGTCTTCCTCGACAGGCAGATGCTTCTCAAAGTGCTTTACAACAGTATAAGGGATAAGACAAAAGTCTTGACACACAAGCGAGTTGTCAGGACTGATTTGGTCAATGGGGGAGTTCATGCAGTCACATCAGACGGAACGATTATTGCTGGTGACATTCTTGTTGGAGCAGATG CGCACAAG TTCCATCCGGTGGATGGCCAAGGTGGCAACGCTGCTATTGAGAGCGCGGCTCTACTGACGAACAACCTCGTGAATGCACTCAAACGGAGCCCTTCAGGACGTCTCACCACCGTCCAAGTCGAGTCCATGTTCGCAGATGTCCAATCTCGGCGCAAGCCCAGGCTGGCACTCAACCATCGTTACTCACATAACCGCGCGAACACGGAAGCACTTGATACGCCTCTGAAGAAGCTTATGACGATCCATCTGCTTCCGCTGGTAGATGAGCAAGTCGTCACTCTTGGCTAttgctctcaacatcctggTGGGGAAATGCTGGATATGCTTCCAGTGCATCACCATGAGAACTTGACACCATACAAACAGGAACTGCTTTGCGAGCCAACGTCAAGAGGCAGCATACAATGGGTACTAGTGGTGACGTATGTGGTCTTCACAGTTATCGCAGCCTCTGCAGGCAAATACGGTCCTAATCCAACCGATGGATCTGTTCCGCATGACCACTGGATCGACAAGGCTTCGATATTGAGTCTCGAGGCTCTAAAGGTCAACGCATTTGGCCATTCCATCCAACCCATCGTCATTGTCATGGTTGAAGGCTATCGCGGAAGAAACGAACTCACGCCTCTTGGACT ACCTGCCTTGTGGCTCATGATCATTCAATGCGCCGGAATCGGAGTCGCCATGCCGttatactatcttttctaCACCTTGATATCGGATATCGATTTTACTGGTGGTCTCTGA
- a CDS encoding related to DFG5 protein, whose protein sequence is MGALQKATGLVLFLSQFASVQCMKLDSKDGILDASKGLAGDLISFYKGNETGQTPGLLPEKRMGTDGYYWYQSGAFMGSFVDYWQLTGDKTYNKLVTEGIQWQVGKGKDFMPANNTASMGNDDQSIWAFAALTAAEYGYPEPSEGQPQWLDLAIAVWEEQRARWDTEVEQKNCNGGLRWQIMMTNAGFDYKSTLANVLFFNLGARLARLTSNDTYADYASKTWDWLETSELIDKETWAVYDGAQATKATKNCSNINQIQWSANSAGLTMGAAFMYNFTEGSDEWRKRTENLASATLKTFFKKNGDFNEVACENSKGKCPRDIVMYKGFTHRWLAVATQVAPFTANSILPVLRKSAEGLKAEGNGGDAMEQTFSNFVVVSNLLIDDSSAPGHQNETSKTEESPSSTSSPASKSSSAEAEGNSAVKLAGSGSFLAFSVLMMASQWIL, encoded by the exons ATGGGTGCACTCCAGAAAGCTACTGGTCTTGTGCTATTTTTGTCACAGTTTGCGTCTGTCCAGTGTATGAAGCTGGACAGCAAGGATGGTATCTTAGATGCGTCCAAGGGTCTTGCTGGGGATCTCATCAGTTTCTACAAGGGCAATGAAACTGGTCAGACTCCTGGTCTTCTGCCCGAAAAAAGAATGGGAACAGATGGGTATTATTGGTATCAGTCGGGTGCTTTCATGGGTTCCTTTGTGGACTATTGGCAATTGACAGGCGACAAAACCTACAACAAACTCGTTACGGAGGGCATACAATGGCAGGTTGGCAAGGGAAAGGACTTCATGCCAGCCAACAACACAGCAAGCATGGGTAACGATGACCAGTCCATTTGGGCATTTGCTGCCCTCACAGCCGCCGAGTATGGCTATCCCGAACCCTCCGAGGGTCAACCTCAGTggcttgaccttgccattgCGGTCTGGGAAGAGCAACGCGCAAGATGGGACACAGAAGTTGAGCAGAAGAACTGCAATGGCGGGCTTCGATGGCAAATCATGATGACCAATGCTGGCTTCGATTACAAGTCGA CACTTGCCAatgttctcttcttcaatctTGGTGCTCGTCTCGCCAGGCTCACATCCAACGACACTTACGCCGACTATGCCTCAAAGACCTGGGACTGGCTCGAGACCAGTGAGCTCATCGACAAGGAGACCTGGGCAGTCTATGATGGTGCTCAAGCTACAAAGGCTACCAAGAACTGCTCAAACATCAACCAGATCCAGTGGTCTGCCAATTCGGCAGGGCTGACCATGGGTGCTGCATTTATGTACAACTTT ACCGAAGGATCAGACGAGTGGAGGAAACGCACCGAGAACCTCGCATCAGCAACCTTGAAGACATTCTTCAAAAAGAATGGAGACTTCAACGAGGTCGCGTGTGAGAATAGCAAAGGAAAATGCCCTCGCGACATAGTCATGTACAAGGGCTTCACGCACCGATGGCTTGCAGTGGCCACCCAGGTCGCTCCCTTCACAGCCAATTCCATACTCCCTGTCCTTCGAAAGTCGGCAGAGGGCCTGAAGGCAGAGGGAAACGGCGGCGATGCCATGGAACAGACGTTCTCCAACTTTGTCGTTGTTTCCAACCTGTTGATCGATGATTCTTCTGCTCCTGGTCATCAGAATGAGACCAGCAAGACAGAGGAATCCCCCTCTTCGACCTCTAGCCCTGCTTCCAAGTCATCgtctgctgaggctgagggtAACTCTGCCGTGAAGCTTGCGGGCTCAGGCAGCTTCCTAGCTTTCTCCGTTCTCATGATGGCCTCCCAATGGATCCTATAG
- a CDS encoding related to quinate transport protein — translation MGILTLAEDRPTPPSVYNWRIYVLAVVASCGSNMIGYTSAFIGTTITLDSFKKEFGIDTKTVEERNLISENIVSLFIAGAFFGALLTYVLSHWVGRKWCLAIASATFTLGAGLQCGADSSTGLGILYAGRVLSGLGTGFASNIIPIYISELAPPAIRGRLVGLYELGWQIGGLVGFWINYGVQKHMPESHQQWIVPFAVQIIPSGLLFLGTLWLRESPRWLFLKERRAQAMKNLCWIRQLPPTDLYITEEVSAIDHAHEIQKSTVGIGLWKPFQALKDRPNMMWRLFLGCMLFFWQNGSGINAINYYSPTVFSSIGVQHDTVNVMTGIFGVVKAVMTFVWLLFLVDQLGRRKLLLIGGITGSICMWVLGAYIYVVDPTKNPQDHLTGSGIAAIVFFYLWTAVYTPTWNGTPWVINSEFFDPSFRSLAQACTTASNWLFNFLVSRFTEQMFAAMGYGVYMFFATLSFFAFIFAFFLIPETSGIPLEQVYRLFKIKPIWKADKILKDQLKQEEQQFRSDVKGEVSQSENLEDVSDQRGEV, via the exons ATGGGTATCCTCACTCTCGCTGAAGATAGGCCGACGCCGCCTTCGGTGTACAACTGGCGCATTTATGTGCTTGCCGTTGTTGCCTCGTGCGGTTCCAACATGATCGGTTATACAAGTGCCTTTATTGGTACAACTATCACGCTCGATTcgttcaagaaggagtttGGGATCGATACGAAGACTGTCGAGGAGCGAAACTTGATCAGTGAGAACATTGTTTCGCTTTTCATCGCTGGCGCTTTCTTTGGCGCGCTTCTCACTTACGTTCTCAGCCACTGGGTTGGCCGCAAATGGTGTCTCGCCATCGCTTCCGCTACCTTTACGCTTGGAGCTGGTCTTCAGTGCGGTGCCGACTCTAGCACTGGGTTAGGAATTTTATACGCAGGTCGTGTTCTATCAGGTCTTGGAACCGGTTTTGCAAGCAACATCATTCCGATCTACATTTCCGAGCTGGCGCCTCCTGCTATTCGAGGTCGTCTGGTCGGTCTGTACGAGCTTGGCTGGCAGATTGGTGGCCTCGTAGGATTCTGGATCAAC TATGGTGTCCAGAAGCACATGCCCGAAAGCCACCAACAATGGATCGTCCCGTTCGCTGTCCAGATCATCCCATCgggtcttctcttcctcggaACCCTCTGGCTTCGCGAGTCCCCTCGATGGCTATTCCTCAAGGAACGCAGAGCACAGGCCATGAAGAACCTTTGCTGGATTCGACAGCTCCCACCTACCGACCTCTACATCACGGAAGAGGTATCAGCCATTGATCATGCACACGAGATCCAGAAGTCGACTGTTGGTATTGGACTTTGGAAGCCTTTCCAAGCTCTCAAGGATCGACCAAACATGATGTGGCGTCTCTTCCTGGGATGCATGCTGTTCTTCTGGCAGAACGGCTCTGGAATCAACGCGATCAACTACTACTCCCCAACTGTGTTCTCG AGCATTGGAGTTCAGCATGATACCGTAAACGTAATGACGGGTATCTTTGGTGTCGTCAAGGCTGTGATGACCTTTGTctggcttctcttccttgttgACCAGCTTGGTCGAAGAAAGCTTCTACTTATTGGTGGTATCACTGGCTCTATCTGTATGTGGGTATTGGGTGCATACATCTACGTCGTCGACCCTACCAAGAACCCCCAGGATCATTTGACTGGCAGTGGTATCGCCGCTATCGTATTCTTCTACCTCTGGACGGCCGTCTACACTCCAACATGGAATGGTACGCCCTGGGTCATCAACTCT GAATTCTTCGACCCCAGTTTCCGATCCCTGGCTCAGGCCTGCACGACCGCCAGCAACTGGCTGTTCAACTTCCTCGTCTCGCGTTTCACAGAGCAGATGTTTGCTGCAATGGGATACGGTGTCTATATGTTCTTTGCGACTCTGTCATTCTTcgccttcatcttcgccttcttcctGATTCCCGAGACTAGTGGAATTCCATTGGAGCAAGTTTACAgactcttcaagatcaagccaATCTGGAAGGcagacaagatcctcaaagaTCAACTAAAgcaggaggagcagcagTTCAGATCCGATGTCAAGGGTGAAGTGAGCCAATCAGAGAACCTCGAGGACGTCAGTGACCAGCGCGGTGAGGTCTGA
- a CDS encoding probable pectate lyase, producing the protein MAATLAIGAYAAPAPLITGAPSLSRRQDSEGGSGGSGGSSVLDAPMTIAAGESFDGGNAIFDRGVSCTGQEEGGDSDAVFILEKGATLSNVRIGPNQIEGVHCNGGCTLNNVVWDAVCEDAFSIKKQEDGETTTINGGGATGAEDKVIQHNGGGTVIIKDFEVSDFGKLYRSCGNCKEMPARHVEISGGSASNGKILVGINPNMGDTAKISGIQLTNVPKECITFEGVTDGSEPKEVGTCDSNAGSGSGSGSGDSTEAPATPTTPADGSETPAASEVADPVETSSDGSQGDDQSGDDQSGDNNDSENDDSDDDNKDDNSDDENKDDQSDNENQDQDSESDNQQAQPSQPNFNFGSGGFGGF; encoded by the exons ATGGCGGCCACGCTGGCCATTGGTGCTTATGCCGCTCCCGCTCCTCTCATTACTGGAGCTCCATCCCTCTCCCGCCGTCAGGATAGCGAGGGTGGCTCCGGTGGTTCTGGTGGAAGCAGTGTTCTCGATGCTCCCATGACCATCGCTGCCGGCGAGTCATTCGACGGCGGCAATGCTATCTTCGACCGTGGTGTTTCTTGCACTGGTCAGGAGGAGGGCGGTGACTCTGATGCCGTCTTTATCCTCGAGAAGGGTGCCACTCTTTCTAACGTCCGCATTG GTCCCAACCAGATTGAGGGTGTTCACTGCAACGGTGGCTGCACTCTCAACAATGTTGTCTGGGACGCCGTCTGCGAGGATGCTTTCTCTATCAAGAAGCAGGAAGATGGGGAGACCACTACCATCAACGGTGGCGGCGCTACCGGCGCCGAGGACAAGGTCATCCAGCACAACGGTGGAGGtaccgtcatcatcaaggactTCGAGGTCTCTGACTTTGGTAAGCTCTACCGCAGCTGCGGTAACTGCAAGGAGATGCCCGCCCGCCACGTCGAGATCTCTGGTGGTTCTGCCAGCAACGGAAAGATCCTCGTCGGCATCAACCCCAACATGGGTGACACCGCCAAGATCTCCGGCATCCAGCTCACAAACGTTCCCAAGGAGTGCATCACTTTCGAGGGTGTCACTGACGGCAGTGAGCCCAAGGAGGTTGGCACCTGCGACTCCAATGCTGGCTCTGgttccggctccggctctgGAGACTCTACTGAGGCCCCTGCTACCCCTACTACTCCTGCCGATGGCTCTGAGACCCCTGCCGCATCTGAAGTTGCTGACCCTGTTGAGACCTCCAGCGATGGCTCTCAGGGTGACGACCAGTCCGGTGACGACCAGTCCGGCGACAACAATGATTCTGAGAACGATGattctgatgatgacaacaagGACGACaactctgatgatgagaacaaggatgATCAGTCTGACAACGAGAACCAGGACCAAGACTCTGAGTCTGATAACCAGCAGGCccagccttctcaacccaacttcaactttggAAGCGGCGGCTTCGGTGGCTTCTAA
- a CDS encoding TCR1-like protein yields MIISRALTTTAAICRFSEPIAFNSILAYTFVMVKDLGIAEKDASLYAGLLVSAYAVAEALTSMGWGILSDRVGRKPVVLFGLVGVALSSLIFGLAKSYWVALLARFVGGALNGNVSVMQTMVAEMVKLPEHEPKAYAVQPFVWTLGGIIGSAMGGFLAQPAKFYPSVFSEDGLFGRYPYLLPNLVSVAVVAIAVIQGLFLLEETLVKPGSEGENGVINYQEVPAIDDLESIDERTPLRRSAVRTSVSRSRRHMSPSTSRSRPRFAESSLGMAVEHDFIDLRRSSFGTVHSIVLPQDLLTPPNEEQEDEQAKSGERTFNKTIMMLIVALLIFSYHQMAASSLLATYLLDGPSEKRGAIDWIGGLGYTVHDVGVYLAVNGVLGLFIQAVIFPVFVSRVGVWHSFVSMIILYPASYMLMPFLSAFGEPFVSFGIYASLLMQSFCGLIVAPVTLILIKDATPSPQVLGRVNGLAMSGACLARTVAPPLAGVFYALSGSVSAWFSCVVVAVIGAVQLFWIPRRSIKRDDVMVDNALTKTVTNESRRGRRGRNSLS; encoded by the exons ATGATAATCTCACGAGCGCTAACCACGACTGCAGCAATATGTCGCTTTTCGGAGCCGATTGCCTTCAATTCCATTCTGGCCTACACGTTTGTGATGGTCAAGGATTTGGGCATTGCTGAGAAAGATGCTTCTCTCTATGCGGGACTGCTCGTCTCGGCGTATGCGGTCGCTGAGGCGTTGACCTCGATGGGATGGGGTATTCTTTCGGATCGCGTCGGGCGAAAGCCTGTTGTTCTGTTTGGACTTGTTGGCGTGGCTTTGTCGAGTCTCATCTTCGGTTTGGCCAAGAGCTATTGGGTTGCTCTTTTGGCAAGGTTTGTCGGAGGCGCACTGAACGGAAACGTGTCGGTGATGCAGACTATGGTTGCTGAGATGGTGAAGTTGCCTGAGCATGAGC CCAAGGCTTACGCCGTGCAGCCTTTCGTCTGGACTCTTGGCGGTATCATCGGATCCGCGATGGGAGGTTTCCTTGCTCAACCCGCCAAGTTTTACCCTTCTGTCTTTTCCGAGGATGGACTGTTTGGACGATACCCTTATCTGCTTCCTAACCTTGTTTCAGTGGCCGTGGTGGCCATCGCCGTCATCCAGGGACTTTTCCTCCTCGAGGAGACCCTTGTTAAGCCCGGGTCCGAGGGCGAGAATGGCGTTATCAACTACCAAGAAGTCCCTGCCATAGACGACCTCGAATCTATCGATGAGCGCACGCCTCTCCGACGCTCTGCCGTCCGCACCTCCGTTTCTCGGAGCCGTCGGCACATGTCTCCCTCCACCAGCCGATCACGACCTCGCTTCGCAGAGTCCAGTCTTGGAATGGCAGTTGAGCACGACTTTATCGACCTCCGCCGCTCTTCTTTCGGAACTGTGCACTCCATTGTCCTTCCTCAGGATCTTCTCACGCCCCCTAacgaggagcaggaggacgAGCAGGCCAAGTCCGGTGAACGAACGTTCAACAAGACGATTATGATGCTCATCGTCGCACTGCTTATCTTCTCGTATCACCAGATGGCTGCAAGCAGCCTTCTCGCCACGTATTTGCTCGACGGTCCTTCTGAGAAACGCGGAGCTATCGACTGGATCGGTGGTCTTGGTTACACCGTACACGATGTCGGCGTATATCTCGCAGTGAACGGAGTATTGGGTCTCTTTATCCAGGCCGTCATCTTCCCCGTGTTTGTTAGCCGCGTTGGAGTATGGCATTCCTTTGTGAGCATGATTATCTTGTATCCTGCTTCCTACATGCTCATGCCTTTCCTCTCTGCATTTGGCGAACCCTTCGTTTCTTTCGGAATATACGCATCGTTGTTAATGCAGAGCTTCTGCGGGTTGATAGTGGCACCTGTTACTCTCATTCTTATCAAGGATGCTACGCCATCTCCTCAGGTGCTTGGCCGAGTCAATGGCCTGGCTATGTCTGGTGCCTGTTTGGCACGTACTGTTGCGCCGCCCCTAGCTGGAGTTTTCTATGCTCTTTCAGGTTCCGTGTCAGCGTGGTTCAGCTGTGTTGTTGTAGCTGTTATCGGAGCAGTCCAGCTTTTCTGGATTCCACGAAGAAGTATTAAGAGGGACGATGTCATGGTGGATAACGCCCTTACCAAGACAGTCACCAATGAATCTCGCCGTGGTCGACGTGGCAGGAATTCTTTATCATAA